In one window of Myxocyprinus asiaticus isolate MX2 ecotype Aquarium Trade chromosome 43, UBuf_Myxa_2, whole genome shotgun sequence DNA:
- the fgf13b gene encoding fibroblast growth factor 13b isoform X2, producing the protein MSGKALLKIKEDKDANKEPQLKGIVTKLYSRQGFHLQLQADGTIDGTKEEDNSYAIFNLIPVGLRVVAIQGVQTKLYLAMNNEGYLYTSEHFTPECKFKESVFENYYVTYSSMIYRQQQSGRGWYLGLNKEGQIMKGNHVKKTKPAAHFIPKPLKVAMYREPSLHDLTEFSRSGSGTPTKSRSASAMLNGGKTLSQNEST; encoded by the exons ATGAGCGGGAAAGCATTATTAAAGATTAAAGAAGATAAAGATGCAAACAAGG AGCCCCAGCTCAAGGGGATAGTCACCAAGCTCTACAGTCGACAAGGCTTTCATCTACAACTCCAAGCTGATGGGACCATTGATGGTACAAAAGAGGAAGATAATAGCTATG CTATTTTCAACCTCATCCCTGTTGGGCTCCGGGTGGTGGCTATTCAGGGAGTCCAAACGAAGCTCTACCTGGCTATGAACAACGAGGGCTACCTATACACATCC GAGCACTTCACACCAGAGTGCAAATTCAAAGAGTCAGTGTTTGAGAACTATTACGTGACCTACTCATCAATGATCTATCGGCAGCAGCAGTCGGGCCGAGGCTGGTACCTGGGTCTCAACAAAGAGGGTCAAATCATGAAGGGCAACCATGTGAAGAAGACTAAGCCGGCTGCACACTTCATCCCCAAACCTCTCAAAG TTGCTATGTACAGAGAGCCGTCACTCCACGATCTGACTGAGTTCTCACGCTCCGGAAGTGGTACTCCGACCAAAAGCCGCAGCGCCTCGGCAATGCTCAACGGTGGCAAGACTCTGAGCCAGAATGAGTCAACATAA
- the fgf13b gene encoding fibroblast growth factor 13b isoform X1: MSGKALLKIKEDKDANKVYTVQDGKEYILLRAESTQSLAVDQKENSPFHNKCQELFCCPFWKLFILKKKENTEEPQLKGIVTKLYSRQGFHLQLQADGTIDGTKEEDNSYAIFNLIPVGLRVVAIQGVQTKLYLAMNNEGYLYTSEHFTPECKFKESVFENYYVTYSSMIYRQQQSGRGWYLGLNKEGQIMKGNHVKKTKPAAHFIPKPLKVAMYREPSLHDLTEFSRSGSGTPTKSRSASAMLNGGKTLSQNEST; encoded by the exons ATGAGCGGGAAAGCATTATTAAAGATTAAAGAAGATAAAGATGCAAACAAGG TATACACAGTTCAAGATGGCAAGGAGTACATTCTCTTGCGGGCGGAGTCAACTCAATCTCTTGCAGTAGATCAGAAAGAAAACTCACCCTTTCATAATAAATGTCAGGAGCTCTTTTGCTGTCCATTCTGGAAACTCTTCATTCTAAAGAAAAAAGAGAATACTGAAG AGCCCCAGCTCAAGGGGATAGTCACCAAGCTCTACAGTCGACAAGGCTTTCATCTACAACTCCAAGCTGATGGGACCATTGATGGTACAAAAGAGGAAGATAATAGCTATG CTATTTTCAACCTCATCCCTGTTGGGCTCCGGGTGGTGGCTATTCAGGGAGTCCAAACGAAGCTCTACCTGGCTATGAACAACGAGGGCTACCTATACACATCC GAGCACTTCACACCAGAGTGCAAATTCAAAGAGTCAGTGTTTGAGAACTATTACGTGACCTACTCATCAATGATCTATCGGCAGCAGCAGTCGGGCCGAGGCTGGTACCTGGGTCTCAACAAAGAGGGTCAAATCATGAAGGGCAACCATGTGAAGAAGACTAAGCCGGCTGCACACTTCATCCCCAAACCTCTCAAAG TTGCTATGTACAGAGAGCCGTCACTCCACGATCTGACTGAGTTCTCACGCTCCGGAAGTGGTACTCCGACCAAAAGCCGCAGCGCCTCGGCAATGCTCAACGGTGGCAAGACTCTGAGCCAGAATGAGTCAACATAA